The genomic region GAGCTCAGAAACATCAATGGTATAGTTAgtggaattgaaacaaactGAAGTGGAATTGGAAACCATATCCAATTCAAGTGAGTTGACAGCGGTGGAGTTTGCATCAGGCAGCGGAGCGGCTGCAGCCGGAGAAAGTAGCGAAAAGGACAATAAAACTTCCAAATAAACCAAGCTAATGTACATGGCGGCGGTATTAGATTATCTATACTGAGCGAAGTCTAAATGATAATATATAAACCGATCATCAAAAAATACTAAGTGAATATACAGCTAAAGATATTACGACAGATCCAGTAAACAACACCTATTTTATATCTTTGGTAAATACGAATGAGTGTTTAGTGTTTGATACCTGACACCGGTACACATTCGTGCCAGGGACCACATTAAAGGAACTGCTACGTGTCATCATCGCTTACTGTTTGTGTATATCAGGTAGCGTAGGTGCCAAGCctttttctcaaaagatCTACTTCCTCCGATAAATGTTATCACGCGAAGATAATTGCTCAAACAGAGGCTGTGGGATCATAACCAAGAAATACTGGTTGTTGAACCTCAAGGCAATCGAAAATATTAAGTCTAAGAGCTATGATCAGTGAAAATCCCAAAACACCCCAAATCATTATACCTAATACGGAATGAAAAGCAGTGCATAATCAGGATTTATTGTTAAAGGCTCCAGAAAACATGGATTAAGTTGAATTATGCTCAGCGACAAGTTCGCAGTGCCTAAAAACCAAGCTTGAGGATTATTTCCTCCAGAGATCACGTAGTACCGTGAAAATTAAGTCTAAAAGCTGAACACACTTTCCCCgcagcttcttccttcacTTCAACATTCTACGTTATTACCTGCTATTGCTAGCTCATGAAGGAATGAGATACAGGCAACATCAAAAGTTGcaaaaaagggaaaaaggAAACGAAAATAAACGCTGGACTGGTCTGCATGGTTCTGCACAGGTCTGACTAGCCACATACCGGAGCTTCGTTATTCTTtgactttttcaattttcttcatcttctgctttTATTGTTAGCCATTTTTTGCACTgcattgaaaatgtaaGGAACGAATATATGCAGCAACGTAAGTGAAACAGACATCTACAAGATAAAACCGCATTCCCTCACATGTAAAAGGTACGTAGATATAGAAATGCCAAGATAATACAACTTGAAGCTTAAACTCTTCCAGCAACAATTATTTATTGCTGAAAGTTTCTGATTCAAGCAACCAAATAAGTCCGATAGCACAAATACGATGGTCAGCTTGGAATGTTTATTGCTTGCTAGTTCCATTCCGAATTTCCGTTTGTTCGATCAAAGTTTAGCTGGCGATACATTCACCGTTATCTCATCCGCCGACAACAGTAGTGGGtactttttgaatgtgACTGCATACTTCGAAAACGGGTCATTTTACCGTTGGGAATCGTTCGCAACAGTTGCTGCAACTTCAAACCTTTTCGCTAGTCACGAACTCTTTAATGTAGCTGATTTTATTGAATACGAGGAGGTACAAGCTAGTGTAAATGGTTCCTTTACAGAAACCATAGCCGAGCCCCACACATTAGTAACTACTCCAAGTggtttgaaacaaagagcGATCAACAACTGTGAGCAATTCTGCGGTAAAACAGATCATTGCCGGGGCAGTAACAAGAGATGTCGAGGATGTCGTATTCTGCAATGGGCAATCGGTTTGTGGCAAAAGCATTGCGTTTTGTAATTGGTATTATGGGGCCTTAGCATTTGGCAGTTATCCGACAATGTTTCTACTCTCTTAAGAAAGGATTCGTTGATAGAACAAAATCTGATGCCTGTCATTTCAGCTTTGTGTTTAGGCAATGATGGAAAGCTCCGGGTATTAAATTCGAGGTTAGAGTTATTAGTGAATAATATTTACCATGTGATTCGATGCTTCTTCGacgttttctttggtttcttctatttgGCACATTGGTTAATGTAGATCAATAACGAATAGGTTATCAACATCGAATGGGAGAGGGGACAAAGAATCCTCAGTTTATAAGCTTGGATTTGATGTTCAACTACTAGATGCTATATACTTTCTCCTGGACTACACTAGATTCAGCcattcttccaatactTGACTAACTGGAAAAGTCTCTACAACGTCTTGGAACAACACTGTCAAGTTTCTCACACCTTTCGATATAACTTGCCGTAGTGCGCCATTCCTTTCAGCGCATCGACAAGGTTTACCCTCAAATGTAGCTCACCATCATCGTAGCCAGTCTTTTCAACCAAACTTACTTTGTCGCGTGCGATAATAATACCGCGAATGCACCAAAGAGCTAACGCTGCCAACAGGTACGCTGTTCCACAATAAACTGCCGTGTACAAGTAGGCGTTCTCCCCTGGCTTAACATTGTTCTTTGCAAGAGAAATACCAATCACAGGTGACACAATAGCACACACTCCAAGAAACATCCACACTACCGAATACACCGCTTCTAGTTTTGGCAAACCGACCAACCGTGTTATTATGGAAGTGAGTAGTAGCCATATTGATCCCATCAACATTCCCTCGAAGAGACCGAACACGACAACTGTTGCGTAATTTCTGCACGGAATCCACATTCCATAACACAGAATAGCTACAATCAGATGGCAGAACATCCCTGTTGTCACCGCTCCGAACTTATCGGCGGCAAGTCCCACAAGAGGTCTTCCAACAATGATTCCCACACATATAACACAGGACACCGCCGAGGCTTGTTTGGAAGTGTAGCCGAGAGAAATCGTAAACGAGAACAGAGAATAGACCTGAACAACATAACCAAGCATGGTGAAACACACCCAAAGGATCAATAACCATATCACTGGGTACTTGAACATATCCAGCGCCACTGCTGTTGTGGGCGTATCAGAATACTTCTGAACCTCGTCTCTTCTGGTTCTAATCAAAAGCACCGCTACAGTACTCAGCACTGAGCATATGATACATTGAGAAATCAACGCCCACTTGGAATCataattatcaataatgcGTTGGGTGGAGAGGTTGAAAACGATTCCTCCAACCCCCGTACCGGCCACGGTAATCCCCAGAGCTAGggatcttttcttcctaAACCATGGTGCGGCTATTGTAGTGTTTGGAAAGCATATTGCGCCTGTACCTATTGAGATGAACACACCTTGAGTCAGATACACCTGCCATAATTTGGTAGAAAAGGCAGCTAGTAACGCGGCAACATTCTGAATGACGATTCCAAGCGAAATGAGCTTCCTTGGTGAAGTGTTTATCAATATATAGTTGTACAAGGGAGAAAAAAGAACCCCAACACCAAAGCTCAATCCCCCAATGGCAGCATAGTCGAGTTTACCTCCAGTTTCGTATTTTCCACTATCCATGTAATATGACAAGTAAACACCGTAACCATATGACGCACCAGAGGTGCAGAAGTTTAACAAGAAGGATGAGAAAACCACCACCCAGCCATAGCCTCCATCTGGaacttttattttgttgtagctatcatcctcatcttctggcACAGTCTCAAATTCATAAATAGTTTGCTCCTTTTCGAGTCTGCCAggatctttcaattctcctgctgaagaaatgtttgaaGTTTCCAAGCTGGTAGCGGCCTCTCCTTTCTCTCTGAAGGTAGTATTATTCTCGGACATGATGCTCTGAAGAGTTGCACTCATTCAAGTTGTCCGAGGTTGTAAAGATAAAAACTGACCGTGAAGTATCCCGTCGGTTGGTGTGCAACGTCAGATTCTTTAGAGGTATATTTATATGTTTCCAGgttaagaaaaaagaagaaaatacataCCAACAGGAGtagaatcaaaagagatagagtcaaaatttgtcatagaagatgagatgacCCAGCAGAATATCCGCAGACATGAATACAGGTACTTTTCTCCAATAGATTGCAATTACTGAGACGTTCGAACTTCGAGAGTGTGCTGTTGTCTCTGTGGCAGACTTCGTCTCTCTCGACCGGTTGATAATTTACAGGTGCACAAATACCAGTTGCAGAGGGAAACATGTGAAAGGCCTTCCTCACCACCGGCCCTCATGCTGGTCATTTATGCAGTCGTGTTGTCAAGTTCTagatccaaagattcaaattcactcttcttttttcatcaaaataaatGACTTTTTATTATCAGAGTGTTCCAATAGGAGAGAGTGATATACCTTATAACTCATCAGCGAATGTTCCGACGTAATCCTTCGGAGTATAGCGTTATTCAGTAGCCTCATTACTAGGTACGGTAAGTATTGGGAGTATATAAAACTATTTGAGGGTACATGTCAGGGTTTGAAGTTAGTGGCTGACCTGCTCAATAGCAGTTAATCAAGTTAGAAATTCTTCACTCTGTCTGCCTACAGtagaaaattgaaaattaataatctcaaaaaaaaaacctgtaaaaaaaactgtaaaacaaaatgaaagaagtcATAGAATGTGACGCAGCCTATACCATGCCGTCATGACTGGGAATTGAGTTGATCACGCGGGAGAGGTGAGCAGACAAATACTCGTAAGCCGTCACCGGAGGTGCCCCAATGCCATTAGAGTTACTCTCGATGACTCTACTTGGAACGGGATCTAGGGTAGTGTCTGCGTCAGGATGGGTAAAAAACACAATGGAGTATCTGTCACTGGATCTCGTTTCACCAGGGTCAATTTTCACTCTGTGTTTCGTGCTCCTAATAACGCCTTTTGTCCAAAAGCTCAACATGTCACCGAAGTTAACGACAATTGGAGGAGCCGAACCTTCGTATCTGGAAGTCAAAAACGGAACCTTTGTCCACTGGTCACAGCCCGGGTCCAATTGCACTTCCAGCCCTTGCTCTCCTTCCTTTTGAAGCAAGAGTGTCAATGCGCCGTAATCCGAATGAGGTCCAATTCTTAGCGTCGGGTCAATCCCAGAGCTGCCATCAACGCCATCATCCCTGAAAAGGGGATAGTGCAACAACCTCATGACACATCCGTTCTTCTTATCGTCACTGAACCTGgatacaaagaaatcttcttggATGATTCCAAGGGCTACCGTGAATAATCCCATGATATTCCTGGCCAGCTCAtggaatttcttgatgCTGTCAACAATTAAGTCATTGTGATAAGTAAACAATGGGGGAACTTCACCATGCTGCATACAATTTTCAGAAGTAGACCGCGATTGGCCGTTGTAAGTACCATTGCTGAAATTTATAGAACCAAAATTGTAGCACTCTTTGAAGTCTTTGGCCTTGCTGGGGTCCCCTTGTTCACGAGTATAATCAGTGTATCCATAATTCTTGGCGACATCGAAAGCATATTGCAGCTTTTCGTGGTGGGGAGTATTGGTGAAGTACTCCATGGATAAGCGAAACAAAGCATCTActtgttgttgagaaaaagaGTGGCCGTCAATAAACAGAAAACCTTGAGTATTTGCAGCTTCTAATAGCAGACgtgaagtttcttctgcagGAGCACACAAATCAATGACCTGGAAAGGGTGAGATGACATGTCTAGTAGATGTTTAGTAGATGTTAGTAGTTTGGTTTTGGACTTATTGCTCTGCAGTTTGAGTTTAGTTGATGAGTAAATTAAAGAATAATTAAAGTCGAGAACGACAGATTGTTTAAGTAAGTTCAGTTCGCCGGAAGTTGTCGTTGTGAAAAAGACATTATCTAGTCACGTGGTGCTGTGGCAGTTTCCAGTGATTCTGGAGACTGCGTTTCAGtagatttttcaactttagaaaaggaaaagaaggtttcaGATGGAAAAGTGAAAGGGAGGAgggaggaagaagagggaggaagaagagggagagagaggGAGGAAGGagagggagagagaggAATAGACGAGCAATTGATATAAACAGTAGAGTAGCAGTATACATTGAATAGGCAGTTCATAGTTCACAGTTCAGGAGATGATTCACGAGAGATAGTTGTTAGTAGAGTGTTTGCGGTGGTCACGTGTATGGAGAAGCGTATTCTATTCACAGAGGGAGAGGTCCTCTCTATGGAGGGATGATGGACAGGAAgtatgaaaatgaaaaacaCTTCCTCTGGTTATCACGT from Kluyveromyces lactis strain NRRL Y-1140 chromosome D complete sequence harbors:
- a CDS encoding MCT family MFS transporter (similar to uniprot|P36032 Saccharomyces cerevisiae YKL221W MCH2 Protein with similarity to mammalian monocarboxylate permeases which are involved in transport of monocarboxylic acids across the plasma membrane mutant is not deficient in monocarboxylate transport), with product MSATLQSIMSENNTTFREKGEAATSLETSNISSAGELKDPGRLEKEQTIYEFETVPEDEDDSYNKIKVPDGGYGWVVVFSSFLLNFCTSGASYGYGVYLSYYMDSGKYETGGKLDYAAIGGLSFGVGVLFSPLYNYILINTSPRKLISLGIVIQNVAALLAAFSTKLWQVYLTQGVFISIGTGAICFPNTTIAAPWFRKKRSLALGITVAGTGVGGIVFNLSTQRIIDNYDSKWALISQCIICSVLSTVAVLLIRTRRDEVQKYSDTPTTAVALDMFKYPVIWLLILWVCFTMLGYVVQVYSLFSFTISLGYTSKQASAVSCVICVGIIVGRPLVGLAADKFGAVTTGMFCHLIVAILCYGMWIPCRNYATVVVFGLFEGMLMGSIWLLLTSIITRLVGLPKLEAVYSVVWMFLGVCAIVSPVIGISLAKNNVKPGENAYLYTAVYCGTAYLLAALALWCIRGIIIARDKVSLVEKTGYDDGELHLRVNLVDALKGMAHYGKLYRKV
- a CDS encoding uncharacterized protein (conserved hypothetical protein) — translated: MSSHPFQVIDLCAPAEETSRLLLEAANTQGFLFIDGHSFSQQQVDALFRLSMEYFTNTPHHEKLQYAFDVAKNYGYTDYTREQGDPSKAKDFKECYNFGSINFSNGTYNGQSRSTSENCMQHGEVPPLFTYHNDLIVDSIKKFHELARNIMGLFTVALGIIQEDFFVSRFSDDKKNGCVMRLLHYPLFRDDGVDGSSGIDPTLRIGPHSDYGALTLLLQKEGEQGLEVQLDPGCDQWTKVPFLTSRYEGSAPPIVVNFGDMLSFWTKGVIRSTKHRVKIDPGETRSSDRYSIVFFTHPDADTTLDPVPSRVIESNSNGIGAPPVTAYEYLSAHLSRVINSIPSHDGMV
- a CDS encoding uncharacterized protein (conserved hypothetical protein) encodes the protein MVSLECLLLASSIPNFRLFDQSLAGDTFTVISSADNSSGYFLNVTAYFENGSFYRWESFATVAATSNLFASHELFNVADFIEYEEVQASVNGSFTETIAEPHTLVTTPSGLKQRAINNCEQFCGKTDHCRGSNKRCRGCRILQWAIGLWQKHCVL